A single window of Vicingaceae bacterium DNA harbors:
- a CDS encoding enoyl-[acyl-carrier-protein] reductase [NADH]: MTGNLLKGKKGIITGALDHNSIAWKVAELAYEQGAQIVLTNAPIAMRMGEIKQLAEKIKAEIIPADATNVEDIKNLYEKSREILGGNIDFMLHSIGMSPNVRKNLPYTDLNYDFFFKSLDVSAISLHKMLSVAMKMDFINEGGSVVALSYIAAQRAYPFYNDMAEAKALLESIVRSFGYHYGKAKKVRVNSVSQSPTKTTAGSGIKGFEDFYRFADMMSPLGNASAESCAGLCVALFSDLTKGVTMQNIYNDGGYSTTGISMEVMEKFSSEK, from the coding sequence ATGACCGGAAATTTGTTAAAAGGAAAAAAGGGGATTATAACCGGAGCATTGGATCATAATTCCATAGCATGGAAAGTAGCAGAACTTGCATATGAGCAAGGAGCCCAAATTGTTTTAACCAATGCCCCCATTGCTATGCGCATGGGTGAAATAAAACAATTGGCTGAAAAAATCAAAGCCGAAATCATTCCTGCGGATGCCACAAATGTGGAGGACATTAAAAATCTGTATGAAAAATCCCGTGAAATATTGGGAGGAAACATTGATTTTATGCTTCATTCCATCGGAATGTCTCCCAACGTAAGAAAAAATTTGCCATATACAGATCTTAATTATGATTTCTTTTTCAAAAGTTTGGATGTTTCGGCAATCTCATTGCATAAGATGCTGTCTGTTGCCATGAAAATGGACTTTATCAATGAAGGGGGTAGTGTGGTCGCTTTGTCATACATTGCAGCGCAACGCGCTTACCCTTTCTATAACGATATGGCTGAAGCCAAAGCATTGCTGGAGTCGATCGTGAGAAGTTTTGGTTATCATTATGGCAAAGCAAAAAAAGTAAGAGTCAACTCGGTTTCCCAATCGCCCACAAAGACCACTGCCGGAAGCGGAATTAAAGGTTTTGAGGATTTCTATCGGTTTGCCGACATGATGTCGCCATTGGGAAATGCATCTGCTGAGTCATGTGCAGGACTGTGCGTTGCACTTTTCTCTGATCTGACGAAAGGTGTTACAATGCAAAATATTTACAACGATGGTGGATATTCTACCACCGGCATCAGCATGGAAGTAATGGAAAAATTTTCATCAGAGAAATAA
- the recN gene encoding DNA repair protein RecN, whose product MLKKLVVKNYALIKETEVIFDPGLNIITGETGAGKSILMDALGLALGERADFTDNSIQGEKSVIEAEFDISALDMKDWFLQNDFDYSTDLVLRRELLQTGKSRIFINDTPAQISQVKDLASLLVDIHSQQDTIFIRKPWFALDVIDTFAGLTADVEAFSADFRQYKKMIKELQELDRQINEAKAQYDYHLFLLEELKQLQLEDEEFWDSLEQEINKIDHAEEILLGFQKILQLDTHEEYSISHQLTMIRQTLANLSKFNTEYSQLADRFESVYLELKDILEEIERLSAEVEIDPEKAAILKEKHTELNRLLLKHQKNDWKELLQVQKHLEQNLIYSEELEEKKADLEKRFKELGEALQRKAGELHQIRINHARDFEKQMQEILHKLNFTEPVFKLNIQKTNELFDKGYTQTDFLFSANKGLSPSSLAKVASGGEKSRLMLAIKYMLSGKKTLPVLILDEIDTGISGDTAAKVASFVENMAKKMQVIVITHLPQMASKGQTHFMVSKQTIGDKTISSVKKLNQEERILCIAGMISGDTLSEAAIENAKVLLINK is encoded by the coding sequence ATGCTGAAAAAATTGGTAGTCAAGAACTATGCTCTAATAAAAGAAACTGAAGTAATTTTTGACCCCGGATTGAATATCATTACCGGCGAAACAGGAGCAGGTAAGTCCATTTTGATGGATGCTTTGGGATTGGCTCTTGGCGAAAGAGCCGATTTTACTGATAACAGTATTCAGGGCGAGAAATCTGTTATTGAAGCCGAATTTGATATTTCCGCTCTGGACATGAAGGATTGGTTTTTACAAAATGATTTTGATTATTCTACAGATCTAGTTTTAAGAAGAGAATTATTACAAACGGGTAAAAGCCGAATTTTTATCAATGATACCCCTGCACAAATCAGTCAGGTGAAAGATCTGGCGTCATTATTGGTGGATATACATTCACAGCAAGACACTATTTTTATACGTAAGCCCTGGTTTGCCCTTGATGTAATCGACACGTTTGCCGGATTGACGGCAGATGTGGAAGCATTTTCTGCCGACTTCCGTCAATACAAAAAAATGATCAAGGAATTGCAAGAGTTGGATAGGCAAATAAATGAAGCAAAGGCCCAATATGATTACCATCTTTTTTTATTGGAAGAACTCAAACAGTTACAACTTGAGGATGAAGAATTTTGGGATTCGTTGGAACAAGAAATCAACAAGATAGATCATGCCGAAGAGATTTTACTCGGATTTCAAAAAATACTTCAATTAGACACACATGAGGAATACAGCATATCGCATCAATTGACAATGATTAGACAAACACTTGCAAATCTGTCGAAATTCAATACAGAATACAGCCAACTTGCCGACAGGTTTGAAAGTGTGTATTTAGAATTGAAGGATATTTTGGAAGAGATAGAAAGATTATCGGCAGAAGTGGAGATTGATCCTGAAAAAGCCGCAATACTCAAAGAAAAACATACTGAGCTAAACCGTCTTTTATTAAAACATCAAAAAAACGATTGGAAAGAATTGTTGCAAGTGCAAAAGCATCTTGAACAAAACTTAATCTATAGTGAGGAATTGGAAGAAAAAAAAGCAGACCTGGAAAAAAGATTCAAAGAGTTGGGTGAAGCTCTACAAAGAAAAGCCGGAGAATTGCATCAAATCCGCATTAATCATGCAAGGGATTTTGAAAAGCAAATGCAGGAAATTTTACATAAACTCAATTTTACAGAACCTGTTTTCAAATTAAACATACAAAAAACCAACGAATTGTTTGATAAAGGGTATACACAAACAGATTTTCTTTTTTCTGCCAATAAAGGGTTGTCGCCGTCATCGTTGGCCAAAGTTGCATCCGGAGGTGAAAAATCAAGATTGATGTTGGCCATAAAATATATGTTGTCCGGAAAAAAAACATTACCGGTACTTATTTTGGATGAAATAGATACGGGAATTTCCGGGGATACTGCTGCCAAAGTGGCATCATTTGTCGAAAATATGGCAAAAAAAATGCAAGTAATAGTGATTACCCATTTACCACAAATGGCTTCAAAAGGTCAAACACATTTCATGGTTTCTAAACAAACTATCGGGGATAAAACAATCTCGTCGGTAAAAAAACTTAATCAAGAAGAAAGAATACTATGTATTGCCGGAATGATCAGTGGGGATACCTTGAGTGAAGCTGCCATTGAAAATGCAAAAGTATTGTTGATCAACAAGTAA
- a CDS encoding DUF4835 domain-containing protein encodes MNSNIGHISSKVNLLWLVVCLLLCQMPVLSQELNCNVKVNADQVPNVNKRIFETLEKAIYEFMNNTKWTDDVFKPEERIECNILITVNSAINNSEFMATIQVQSTRPVYNTAYNSTILNYNDKNFQFKYVEFQPLEFSNTTFLSNLTAVLAFYAYYIIAMDYETFSLKGGTPYFQKAQNIVNLAQNTPEPGWKAFDAPDQNNRYWIVENMLNQYFEPIRVCLYKYHRLGLDIMAQDPEKARKEIFEALKLLEKVFDQRPGNFQLQMFFNAKSQEIINIFSKADPNQKQEVVQLLSKINPQNASKYREILNR; translated from the coding sequence ATGAACTCAAATATTGGACATATTTCATCAAAGGTCAATTTATTGTGGCTTGTTGTGTGTTTGCTGTTATGTCAAATGCCGGTTTTATCACAAGAATTAAACTGTAATGTAAAGGTAAATGCAGATCAAGTTCCCAATGTCAACAAAAGGATTTTTGAAACATTGGAGAAAGCGATTTACGAATTTATGAACAATACAAAATGGACCGATGATGTATTTAAGCCTGAAGAGAGAATCGAATGCAACATATTGATAACCGTCAATTCTGCCATCAATAATTCTGAGTTTATGGCAACCATACAAGTGCAATCTACCCGGCCGGTATATAACACGGCATATAACAGCACGATATTAAATTATAATGACAAAAATTTTCAATTTAAATATGTTGAATTTCAGCCGCTTGAATTTTCCAATACTACTTTTTTAAGTAATTTGACGGCAGTATTGGCATTTTATGCCTATTATATCATAGCAATGGATTATGAAACCTTTTCTTTGAAAGGAGGCACACCATATTTTCAAAAAGCACAAAATATCGTCAATCTTGCGCAAAATACACCCGAACCGGGGTGGAAGGCCTTCGATGCGCCGGATCAAAACAACCGTTACTGGATAGTAGAAAATATGTTGAATCAATATTTTGAACCCATAAGAGTTTGTTTATATAAATATCATCGACTTGGGCTTGACATAATGGCTCAAGACCCCGAGAAAGCAAGAAAAGAAATTTTTGAGGCACTAAAACTGTTGGAAAAAGTATTTGATCAAAGACCCGGAAATTTTCAATTGCAAATGTTTTTCAACGCCAAATCACAAGAAATTATCAACATTTTTTCCAAAGCCGATCCTAATCAAAAACAAGAAGTTGTACAACTATTGTCTAAAATCAATCCGCAAAATGCATCAAAATACCGCGAAATTTTAAACCGATAA
- a CDS encoding phosphopantothenoylcysteine decarboxylase: MIKNKKILLGITGSIAAYKAAILVRMLVKSGAEVRVVMTPDAKNFVTPLTLSTLSKNPVLVDYFNPENGSWNNHVELGTWADLMVIAPCTAQTIHKMAHGVCDNLLTAVYLSARCPVLVAPAMDHEMYHHVVTQTNIKLLKKNGCGIISPGYGSLASGIEGDGRMAEPEEIFLKIDTFFPTTPFSGKKILITAGPTFEPIDPVRYIGNHSSGKMGYALAEEAVKRGMEVYLVSGPVALNPPAGVDHFTKVQTAVEMYDACMEIFPKVDIAVFAAAVADFKPKTTYSEKFKKDGQEFLSIELEKNPDILAACGAIKNHQWVIGFALETENEEYHALQKKKNKNADWIVLNSLKIPGSGFGTDTNQIVIFDENDRAHPFSLKSKRELAFDIFELLQNKFTDKQENKK, translated from the coding sequence ATGATTAAAAACAAAAAAATCTTATTGGGAATAACTGGAAGTATAGCGGCATATAAAGCCGCTATTCTTGTTAGAATGCTTGTCAAATCAGGGGCCGAGGTAAGAGTCGTGATGACACCCGATGCCAAAAATTTTGTTACACCTTTGACTTTATCCACGCTTTCAAAAAATCCTGTCTTGGTCGATTATTTTAATCCGGAAAATGGTAGTTGGAACAATCATGTTGAATTGGGTACGTGGGCCGATCTTATGGTCATTGCCCCATGCACGGCTCAGACGATTCACAAAATGGCCCATGGAGTTTGTGATAATTTGCTGACTGCTGTCTATCTTTCTGCAAGATGCCCCGTGCTTGTCGCACCTGCCATGGATCATGAGATGTATCATCATGTTGTGACACAAACCAATATTAAACTATTGAAAAAAAATGGCTGTGGAATCATCTCACCCGGATATGGATCGTTGGCGTCCGGAATTGAAGGCGACGGAAGAATGGCCGAGCCCGAAGAAATATTTTTGAAGATCGATACGTTTTTCCCGACAACCCCTTTTTCCGGAAAAAAAATTTTGATCACCGCAGGACCTACTTTTGAACCAATTGATCCCGTCAGATATATTGGAAATCATTCAAGTGGAAAAATGGGTTATGCTTTGGCTGAGGAGGCGGTAAAGAGAGGTATGGAAGTATATTTGGTGAGCGGCCCCGTAGCATTAAATCCACCTGCCGGTGTCGATCATTTTACTAAGGTTCAAACTGCCGTTGAAATGTATGATGCATGTATGGAGATATTTCCAAAAGTTGATATTGCTGTTTTTGCCGCTGCTGTGGCCGACTTCAAGCCAAAAACTACTTATTCTGAGAAATTCAAAAAAGACGGTCAGGAGTTTTTGAGCATAGAATTGGAAAAAAATCCGGACATACTTGCCGCCTGCGGAGCTATAAAAAACCATCAATGGGTCATAGGTTTTGCATTGGAAACAGAAAATGAAGAATATCATGCCTTGCAAAAAAAGAAAAATAAAAATGCCGATTGGATCGTTTTAAATTCATTAAAAATTCCCGGATCGGGGTTTGGCACGGATACTAATCAAATTGTTATTTTTGACGAAAATGACCGGGCGCATCCTTTTTCATTGAAAAGCAAAAGAGAATTGGCTTTTGATATATTTGAGCTGTTGCAAAATAAATTTACAGACAAACAAGAGAATAAAAAATAA
- the bamD gene encoding outer membrane protein assembly factor BamD: protein MIGVRNNKLAVSILGLIFFLMFFTNCSEYQKLVKSSDFEAKYQGALKYYEKGDYVRALPLFEDLLPYFRGTQRSEDVYYYYCQTLYKQGDYILASYHFGRFHETFPTSPRAEEALFLAARCYYLLSPPYSLDQEDTYKSIQYLQQFINKYPQSALKDSCSVLLDKLFAKLERKDYENAYLYYKTEYYQAAIVALQNFIKDWPASTRVEEAMYLIVKSWYVLYSNSIESKKAERLEETLESYLNFVDKFPNSVYLKDLEKIYDDISKEKQKFANSKT from the coding sequence ATGATTGGTGTAAGAAATAACAAATTGGCAGTTTCCATCTTAGGTCTGATCTTTTTCTTGATGTTCTTTACCAATTGCAGTGAATATCAAAAATTGGTAAAATCATCGGATTTTGAAGCAAAGTATCAAGGCGCATTGAAATATTACGAGAAAGGTGATTATGTCAGAGCGTTGCCGCTGTTTGAAGATTTGTTGCCGTATTTTAGAGGTACACAAAGGTCTGAAGATGTTTATTATTACTATTGCCAAACATTATACAAACAAGGTGATTATATACTTGCATCATATCATTTCGGTCGTTTTCACGAAACTTTTCCAACTTCTCCCCGAGCCGAAGAGGCCTTATTCCTGGCGGCAAGATGTTATTATCTGTTATCCCCTCCATATTCGTTGGACCAGGAAGATACTTACAAGAGTATTCAGTATTTACAACAATTTATCAATAAATACCCGCAATCGGCATTAAAGGATTCTTGCAGTGTTTTATTGGATAAACTTTTTGCCAAGCTCGAGAGAAAAGATTATGAAAATGCATATTTGTATTATAAAACCGAATACTACCAGGCAGCCATTGTGGCATTGCAGAACTTTATAAAAGATTGGCCTGCATCTACAAGAGTGGAAGAGGCAATGTATTTAATCGTAAAGTCCTGGTATGTATTGTATTCCAACTCAATTGAAAGCAAAAAAGCCGAGCGTTTGGAAGAAACATTGGAATCATACTTGAATTTTGTGGATAAATTCCCCAATTCTGTATATTTGAAAGATTTAGAGAAAATTTATGACGATATTTCAAAAGAAAAACAGAAATTTGCAAATTCAAAAACCTAA
- a CDS encoding 8-amino-7-oxononanoate synthase — protein sequence MSAVDLLEKINSKEGPIGQYAKYAHGYFTFPKLEGPIAARMKFRGKEVLQWSLNNYLGLANEPEVREVDAKAAADWGLAYPMGARMMTGNTKYHEQLEAELAAFVGKEDAVLFNYGYQGIMSTIDTLVDRKDVIVYDAESHACIVDGVRLHQGKRFVFKHNDIESFETQIKRAGKLADETGGGILVITEGVFGMNSHQGILKEIVSLKQKYGFRILVDDAHGFGALGKTGAGTGEEQGVQDEIDFYCATFAKSMALIGGFLASSEKVCQYVRYNIRSQIYAKSLPLPLVIGALKRLELIKRDAWRREKLWEITHALQEGLKKEGFNIGTPQSPVTPVYLSGDPTEASNLAFDLRENYNLFCSIVVYPVIPKGQIIFRLIPTVMHSLDDVKYTVETFAKVKEKLFKGEYKSEAMKKVLILNYKPLFIIFINSPICIRTIRYVAVIPLLYNLSFSPSFLNTNASKIPEISPHA from the coding sequence ATGTCGGCAGTAGATTTACTTGAAAAAATCAATTCCAAAGAAGGACCCATTGGTCAATACGCTAAATATGCACATGGATATTTTACTTTCCCCAAATTGGAAGGACCCATTGCAGCAAGAATGAAATTTCGTGGCAAAGAAGTGTTGCAATGGAGTTTAAACAATTATCTTGGTTTGGCTAACGAACCCGAAGTAAGGGAAGTCGATGCCAAAGCTGCCGCCGACTGGGGTTTAGCTTATCCTATGGGTGCACGCATGATGACCGGAAATACAAAATATCATGAACAACTCGAAGCCGAACTTGCCGCTTTCGTCGGCAAAGAAGACGCCGTGTTGTTTAATTACGGTTATCAAGGCATTATGTCTACCATCGATACATTGGTCGACAGGAAAGATGTGATAGTTTATGACGCCGAGTCACATGCCTGTATTGTTGACGGAGTTCGCTTGCATCAAGGCAAAAGATTTGTTTTTAAGCACAACGATATCGAGAGTTTTGAAACACAAATCAAAAGAGCCGGAAAACTGGCTGATGAAACCGGTGGTGGAATCTTGGTGATTACCGAAGGAGTCTTTGGCATGAATAGTCACCAAGGAATTTTAAAGGAAATTGTGTCTTTAAAACAAAAATACGGCTTCAGGATATTGGTTGATGATGCACATGGCTTTGGTGCACTGGGCAAAACCGGAGCCGGCACAGGAGAAGAACAAGGAGTGCAGGATGAAATAGATTTTTATTGTGCCACATTTGCCAAATCTATGGCTTTGATAGGCGGATTTCTTGCTTCCTCCGAGAAAGTATGCCAATATGTTCGATACAATATCCGCTCCCAAATATATGCCAAATCTCTGCCTTTGCCATTGGTCATTGGTGCTTTGAAAAGATTGGAATTAATCAAAAGAGACGCCTGGAGACGTGAAAAACTATGGGAAATCACGCATGCGCTTCAAGAAGGACTCAAAAAAGAAGGTTTTAACATCGGAACACCTCAAAGCCCTGTCACTCCTGTGTACCTGAGTGGCGACCCAACTGAAGCATCTAACCTAGCATTCGATCTTCGTGAAAATTACAATCTCTTTTGCAGCATAGTTGTATATCCTGTTATACCCAAAGGGCAAATTATCTTCCGGTTAATTCCGACAGTGATGCATTCGCTTGATGATGTTAAATATACAGTAGAAACTTTTGCCAAGGTTAAAGAAAAATTGTTTAAAGGCGAATACAAGTCTGAAGCAATGAAAAAAGTCTTGATTCTTAATTACAAACCACTCTTCATCATTTTCATCAACTCGCCAATATGCATCCGGACCATCAGGTACGTCGCTGTCATCCCACTCTTGTACAATTTATCTTTCAGTCCGTCATTTTTAAACACAAATGCCAGCAAAATTCCCGAAATCAGTCCCCATGCATGA
- a CDS encoding RNA polymerase sigma factor RpoD encodes MRQLKITQQITKRESRSLEKYLQEVSKEEMITPEEEVELAYRIQKGDKEALSKMVRANLRFVISVAKQYQNTGLTLEDLINEGNLGLIEAARRYDPTKGFKFISYAVWWIRQSILKAAADNSRTIRLPHNRLGEIQKINRATIEFEQKYEREPTPEELAEILDMELEKVELSLKMSKKQTSLDAPMANDEDNNSLISVLENTDTPLPTDELIKQSLAEDIERSLKHLKGIEAEVIRMFFGLGGRPEMTLEEIGNVFGLTRERIRQIKERGLRRLKKLSKTYNLHSYL; translated from the coding sequence ATGAGACAGCTTAAGATTACACAACAGATTACAAAAAGGGAGAGTAGATCATTGGAAAAGTATTTGCAGGAAGTTTCAAAGGAAGAAATGATCACTCCCGAAGAAGAAGTTGAATTGGCATACAGAATCCAGAAGGGCGACAAAGAAGCTTTAAGCAAGATGGTTCGCGCCAATCTTAGATTTGTCATCTCCGTGGCAAAGCAATACCAGAATACGGGACTTACCTTAGAAGACCTTATCAATGAAGGCAATTTAGGTCTAATTGAAGCCGCAAGAAGATATGACCCAACCAAAGGTTTTAAATTTATCTCTTATGCCGTTTGGTGGATACGTCAATCCATCTTGAAAGCTGCAGCAGACAACTCACGCACCATACGTCTACCACACAACCGTCTTGGTGAGATTCAAAAAATTAACCGTGCTACTATAGAATTCGAGCAAAAATACGAAAGAGAACCAACCCCTGAAGAATTGGCAGAAATCCTTGACATGGAGCTTGAAAAAGTGGAATTGTCTCTCAAAATGTCTAAAAAACAAACCTCGCTCGATGCCCCCATGGCCAACGATGAAGACAACAACAGTTTGATAAGCGTTTTAGAAAATACCGACACACCCTTGCCAACTGATGAGCTTATTAAGCAATCGCTTGCCGAGGACATAGAGCGTTCGCTTAAACACCTTAAAGGGATAGAAGCCGAAGTGATCAGAATGTTTTTCGGTTTGGGCGGACGTCCTGAAATGACGCTCGAAGAGATTGGCAATGTTTTCGGCCTGACCAGAGAAAGGATTCGCCAAATCAAAGAAAGAGGCCTTAGAAGATTGAAAAAGCTTTCAAAAACCTATAATCTTCATTCCTACTTATAA
- a CDS encoding glycosyl transferase has protein sequence MKISLITACKNNESTIAGTIESVIKQNYPDLEYIVVDGQSTDRTLDIINHYKKHIHIVVSEPDNGIYDALNKGIKLATGEIIGFLHADDMFAYPDFLHDVAKQFKPGRCDAVYADLLYVDRNNPGKIIRRWRSGEYKEGDFLWGWMPPHPTFYAKKEVYDKYGMFDLRLRSAADYELMLRFIHKHKIQLCYIPKIAVLMRTGGKSNRSFLNRILANKEDRLAWKLNHLKPFFFTLWLKPIRKLPQYFQ, from the coding sequence ATGAAAATATCTTTAATCACAGCTTGTAAAAATAATGAATCAACCATTGCAGGCACCATCGAATCTGTAATAAAACAAAATTATCCGGATCTTGAATACATTGTCGTCGATGGTCAATCGACTGATCGCACATTGGATATAATCAATCACTATAAAAAGCATATCCATATTGTTGTCAGTGAGCCCGATAATGGCATCTATGATGCATTAAACAAGGGAATAAAATTGGCAACAGGTGAAATCATCGGTTTCTTACATGCCGACGATATGTTTGCATATCCTGATTTTCTTCATGATGTGGCCAAGCAATTCAAGCCTGGTAGATGTGATGCAGTGTATGCAGATTTGCTCTATGTCGACCGAAACAATCCCGGCAAGATCATTCGCAGATGGAGGTCCGGTGAATACAAAGAAGGTGATTTTTTGTGGGGTTGGATGCCTCCTCACCCCACTTTTTATGCCAAAAAGGAGGTATATGATAAATACGGCATGTTTGACCTTCGTCTGAGATCGGCAGCAGATTATGAATTAATGCTGAGGTTTATCCATAAGCATAAAATTCAATTGTGTTATATTCCGAAAATTGCCGTTTTGATGCGTACAGGCGGCAAAAGCAACCGAAGCTTTTTAAACAGAATTTTGGCTAACAAAGAAGACCGGCTTGCCTGGAAACTGAATCATTTAAAACCATTTTTTTTTACTTTATGGTTGAAGCCAATCCGTAAATTGCCACAATACTTTCAGTAG
- a CDS encoding hypothetical protein (possible pseudo, frameshifted), with the protein MLIHFDNGWNTEIANQNIRNIINKTGFDFYTLVVNWDEFKDLQRSYFNAHVIDIEAITDHAILATMFRLAAKNKIKYILSGFNIATEGILPNSWTHRKQDSWNIKDIHKKFGKISLRTYPFYGFWDKRWYNSIMKYQKLEPLNWVDYNKEKAKETLKEFFDWKDYGGKHHESFFTRFYQTVILPEKFGVDKRKAHLSTLIMSGQMSREEAIKILENPVIDPQTRKQDLQYVASKLDFSMDELENYLQKPKISHSYYAIEPLSIRDYFKLLLQGKKVYS; encoded by the coding sequence TTGTTGATACATTTTGACAATGGTTGGAATACTGAAATTGCCAACCAAAATATCCGGAATATCATCAACAAAACGGGCTTTGATTTTTACACACTTGTTGTCAACTGGGACGAGTTTAAAGACCTCCAACGGTCCTATTTCAACGCCCACGTGATAGATATTGAGGCCATTACCGATCATGCTATCCTGGCCACAATGTTCCGCCTGGCAGCCAAAAATAAAATTAAATATATTTTAAGCGGATTTAATATCGCTACCGAAGGTATCTTGCCGAATTCTTGGACACACAGAAAACAAGATTCTTGGAACATTAAAGATATTCACAAAAAATTTGGAAAAATTTCTTTACGCACCTATCCATTTTATGGTTTTTGGGACAAAAGATGGTATAATTCCATTATGAAATATCAAAAATTAGAACCACTAAACTGGGTAGATTACAATAAAGAAAAAGCCAAAGAAACATTGAAAGAGTTTTTTGACTGGAAAGATTATGGAGGAAAACATCACGAAAGTTTTTTTACCCGGTTTTATCAAACTGTGATTTTACCCGAAAAATTTGGAGTGGATAAAAGAAAAGCCCACTTGAGCACCTTGATTATGTCCGGACAAATGTCACGAGAAGAAGCGATAAAAATTTTGGAAAATCCGGTCATAGATCCTCAAACCCGCAAACAAGACCTGCAATATGTTGCTTCTAAGCTGGATTTTAGCATGGATGAACTGGAAAATTATTTGCAAAAACCGAAAATCTCGCATTCATATTATGCCATAGAACCTTTATCAATACGTGATTATTTCAAGCTGTTGTTACAAGGAAAAAAAGTGTATTCTTAA
- a CDS encoding hypothetical protein (possible pseudo, frameshifted), translating to MDESDPMIQFDGRGYCNHCINYERKAKQWIIPGEKGKKILEQKIKEIKDQRKKNRYDVILGISGGVDSSYLAYLAAQL from the coding sequence ATGGATGAAAGTGATCCCATGATCCAATTTGATGGCCGTGGATATTGCAATCATTGCATCAATTATGAACGCAAAGCAAAACAGTGGATCATTCCGGGGGAGAAAGGAAAGAAAATTTTAGAACAAAAAATTAAAGAGATTAAAGATCAACGTAAAAAGAACCGTTATGACGTTATTTTGGGTATTTCGGGAGGAGTAGACAGCAGTTATTTGGCTTATTTGGCAGCACAGCTATGA
- the lpxD gene encoding UDP-3-O-acylglucosamine N-acyltransferase gives MPLIKEILEKIEYTEFAGDAGVIIHELIPLDENNMRQDVLFWCNEKNIDKLKELRAGTVILPLSAKDKIKIQPQVNYIFCHQPRLSFMHVLKEFFAPSKSTNTGSNNIIHPSVKMGKNVILGEYNVIEENCIIGDNVVIGHNNVIGWGTVIENNVVIGSNNTIGGDGFGYEKNKQGKYEKIPHIGNVVIRKNVEIGNNNCIDRAVLGSTVLGENVKVDNLVHIAHGVQIEENSLVIAHAMIGGSAQIGKNVWIAPGALIINKGKIEDNALIGMGAVVIKNVGKNQVVAGNPAKFLKNLDDDSGT, from the coding sequence ATGCCTCTTATTAAAGAAATATTGGAAAAAATAGAATACACGGAGTTTGCCGGAGATGCCGGGGTAATCATTCATGAATTGATTCCATTGGATGAAAACAACATGCGTCAAGATGTGTTGTTTTGGTGTAATGAAAAAAATATCGACAAGTTAAAAGAACTAAGAGCCGGAACGGTCATTCTTCCATTGAGTGCAAAAGATAAAATTAAAATTCAGCCACAAGTGAATTATATCTTTTGTCATCAGCCACGTTTATCATTCATGCACGTTCTTAAAGAATTTTTTGCCCCTTCAAAATCAACAAACACCGGATCAAACAATATCATACACCCAAGTGTAAAGATGGGGAAAAACGTTATCTTGGGAGAATATAATGTGATAGAAGAAAATTGTATCATAGGAGATAATGTAGTGATTGGACACAACAATGTGATCGGATGGGGTACGGTGATTGAAAACAATGTGGTGATAGGTTCTAACAATACCATAGGTGGGGACGGCTTTGGTTATGAAAAAAACAAACAAGGCAAGTATGAAAAAATTCCACATATCGGAAATGTGGTTATCCGTAAAAATGTTGAAATTGGTAACAACAATTGTATAGACCGTGCAGTGCTGGGTTCAACGGTTTTGGGGGAAAATGTAAAAGTGGATAATCTTGTACATATAGCCCATGGAGTGCAAATTGAAGAAAACAGTTTGGTCATCGCTCATGCCATGATAGGGGGAAGTGCCCAAATCGGAAAAAATGTGTGGATTGCACCCGGTGCACTCATAATCAATAAAGGAAAAATAGAGGATAATGCTTTGATAGGTATGGGGGCAGTGGTGATTAAGAATGTCGGGAAAAATCAAGTTGTTGCCGGTAATCCTGCCAAATTTTTGAAAAATTTAGATGATGATTCAGGAACATAA